In Campylobacter sp. RM16187, the DNA window ATATAAAAGTCTATCAAAGTCATGCACACATGCGCAGTGCAACCGTTGATTCTTCTTGATGTCTCAAGATAGCTTACCGCCTCTTGCTTTCTATTCATTTTATTATAAAGAAAATCAGCAATCCTAATCAAATTCTCATCGCTTTTTTCTATCTCATAGGCCTTTTGAAATTGTGCCAAGGCCTCTTCATTTTTACGCTGCATCGAAAAAAGAGAGCCGAGCATTATATAGCTTCTAGGCTTAGGCTCTTTTTTAATTAAATTTTCTAATACTCTCCTAGCCTCTTCAAACCTGTTTTGACCCATTAGCTTTGCACCTTTGATACGCAAAAAATCCGAATCATCTTTTAAATTTTGCTCAGCAAGTTTTAAAATTTCATTAAACTCAGGGCTATTTGAAACAAATGCGAATTTCAAAGCCTCTTTTAAATAAGTTATTTTATTTGTCTTTTTGTAAAGCTCCTTGTAGATAGTAACGGCATCCTCGTGTTTAGAATTATCAACCGCCATAAGCGCTTCAAGTATATAGAGATTTTCATCAAATTTTTTATCTTCGTTAGCCGCTCCTATGCAAAACATGGAAAATATTAATAAAATTCCTACAATCGCCTTATTCCCACGCATTCTCTCTCCAATTCATCAAAATGATTTTTAAAATAATCCCAAAAAGGAAAACTCATACACTGTTTAGGCCTAAACTCATAAATAGAACAATTTTTTTCGCTCTCATTAAAGAATATACAGGCATAACCACCATTGTAAATCTTCTCTTTTATACTAAATTTATACCCGTGCTTTTCTAAAAATTTATTTCTAAATTCGCCTTCATCAAGACTAAGATATCCAGCAAGAGCTGAAATTTCATTTGGACTTATCCATATATACCCGCTCTCGCCCGTGCAACACTTACCTCCGCACTCAGAGCACTTAGTAAAGTCGAATTCGTAATCAAATCCATCTTGTCTTATCAATCAAAATCCTCACTAAGAGTATTTGCTCTAGCAAAAATTTCACTAGCGACCTCGCTATACTTATCATTTTCAAAAACAAAAACAGGAGGCAATATCTTCATTAGCGCCTTTGAACTCTTTTTCGCCTCTATAATAACTAAATTTGCTTCAATAGTTGCTTTGGGATGAATAAAGCATAGCCTTGAGGGCGTAAATTTATACTTTTTTAAACATATTAAAATTTCACTAAGCTGCTTTGCATCATAACAAAACACAAAAGCCCCATGAGGTTTCAGAAGCGAATTTGACGACTTGATCAAATTTTCAAGAGGTAAAAACTCATTATATCTACTAATTTTTATATGCTCATTCTCGCTTCTTTTGGATCCATCGTGATAAAAAGGCGGATTTGAGACTATAAGATCATATCTTTTATCGCTTTTAAAATTAGAAAAATCGGCTGTAATAAAATTTGCCTCAATAGAGTTTGTATCGGCATTTTGTTTTGCCAAATTTATATTTGACTCCTGAATATCAAGCATATCAATATTAATACTAGCAAAATCACGTTTTAACAAAAGCCCCAATATACCACATCCGCATCCTACATCAAGGACTTTGCCTTTTGGCTTTGTTTTTGATACAAAATCATAAAGCATCATAGTATCAGAGTTATACCGATACCCTTTTTTAGGCTGCAATAGCCTCATCTATACACCTTGATAACAAAACCTTGCTTATTATCAGAAGTTATGATTTCATTACTATAAGATATGCGAGAAAAATCTCCAAATTCGTCTTTTATAAGCTCTCCGGCGGTTTTTGCCCTCTCTCTGCCTATACCGAAATTCGCATATAAATTTATCTTCTCAAGCTCATTTTTTGGTATCAATTGAGCCACTTTGGAAGTTGCTATAAAATTTCCATGGCTAACTATAGGGGTAATCTCAAAAAAATAGTTTGAATTATAGCGCTGTACAAACTCGCTTACTCTATTTTTACATATTACAGTTGGCTTATCTGATCCTATAACCATATCATCACACTCTATAGATTCTATAAAAACTACTTTTTTAGGCACTTCCGCCTTAAAATTTAGCTGAATTATCTTTTTTAAATTATCGTTTTCACTGCTTAAATATTCGCTCTCTTGCATAAGCTGCGAAATCTTGGTTTTAAGCTCGGATACTTCCAACGAGAGTGGATTTTGATTATTTTTTAAACTCTGCGTCAATGTTTCATTTTTTTTGGTTTGAATTTCAAGGCTGTTTTTTATTTTTTCTAGCCTTAAATTTATCTCACTTATCTCTTTATCTTTAAGAGCAAGGGTAGAATTTAGCTCATCAATAGTTTTTTTGTGAATTTCTACGGCAATTTCCGCATTATCTACTCGTTTTTTCGCCTCCTTGCTTATAATTGCATTGCCTTGTATTAAAGATGTGATCTTATCGTTTAATATTTTGTAGTTTTGAATATTTTTTTTATTTGCAAATATCTCACTCTCAAGCCTCTCTTTTTGAGTGGCTAACATTGCATTAAGAGAGGTTATATTTGACTCGCTTTGAATTATCTGTTCATCTTTTTTTAAATTTTGCTCTTTTAATTTAGTTATCTCT includes these proteins:
- a CDS encoding tRNA1(Val) (adenine(37)-N6)-methyltransferase, giving the protein MRLLQPKKGYRYNSDTMMLYDFVSKTKPKGKVLDVGCGCGILGLLLKRDFASINIDMLDIQESNINLAKQNADTNSIEANFITADFSNFKSDKRYDLIVSNPPFYHDGSKRSENEHIKISRYNEFLPLENLIKSSNSLLKPHGAFVFCYDAKQLSEILICLKKYKFTPSRLCFIHPKATIEANLVIIEAKKSSKALMKILPPVFVFENDKYSEVASEIFARANTLSEDFD
- a CDS encoding YkgJ family cysteine cluster protein, which translates into the protein MIRQDGFDYEFDFTKCSECGGKCCTGESGYIWISPNEISALAGYLSLDEGEFRNKFLEKHGYKFSIKEKIYNGGYACIFFNESEKNCSIYEFRPKQCMSFPFWDYFKNHFDELERECVGIRRL